The genomic interval AATCTTTTTGTTTCTTGAAATCCCAATTTCTTATAGAAGTTTACCCAAAAACCTTCTGCCGAGACAACTTGGACTTTTTTCAAGCCTTTTTTGGACGCGTATTTTTGTAACGTCCTTACTAGCTTAGATCCAACACCTAGTCTTTGATATTTTTCATCAACAGCTAGGAATATTATATAAAGGATTCTCCCATCGGGATCATGAAATTTTGGAAAATCTTTAATCTCTTCAAACTTTACAAAGCTGACATTATTCCATAAACAAGATTCTATATAACCGCAGATCTTACCGCCTTCCTCTGCAACATAA from Candidatus Bathyarchaeota archaeon carries:
- a CDS encoding GNAT family N-acetyltransferase, which encodes MLIRIAENSDIDSIHRLERSLEKCNAATRKTLTERLLMFPDGFYVAEEGGKICGYIESCLWNNVSFVKFEEIKDFPKFHDPDGRILYIIFLAVDEKYQRLGVGSKLVRTLQKYASKKGLKKVQVVSAEGFWVNFYKKLGFQETKRLPYFLPNIFGILMEYQIKNE